A region of Necator americanus strain Aroian chromosome I, whole genome shotgun sequence DNA encodes the following proteins:
- a CDS encoding hypothetical protein (NECATOR_CHRI.G4131.T1), with protein MGISLDPTRPRPSAAEECDSVQPPAIAAAAAAHPQHINYSPAHGVGLGVLCVEDRRPSFNTRPTVSAIIP; from the coding sequence ATGGGAATCTCGCTTGATCCCACTCGACCTCGACCATCAGCTGCCGAAGAGTGTGACAGTGTCCAGCCGCCCGCCATAGCGGCAGCAGCGGCAGCACATCCGCAGCACATCAATTACTCGCCAGCGCATGGTGTCGGATTGGGTGTCCTTTGTGTCGAGGACAGGCGACCGAGCTTCAACACGCGTCCGACCGTGTCCGCCATCATACCGTAA